In one window of Denticeps clupeoides chromosome 2, fDenClu1.1, whole genome shotgun sequence DNA:
- the rnpc3 gene encoding RNA-binding region-containing protein 3 isoform X2, which translates to MADPEDVKAQPKQIRTLIVRHLPAELTRDEKEDFLKYFGATCVRIMSDKGALKHTAFASFDSEGSAAKALTRLHQMKLLGHTLVVEFAKDQENVIVLKNPPIANSASNGQQKKGRPQENIPLIETGIAPKLGLKFQINPSLKYLFPPPSSGVLTNIAHALLSVPKFYVQVLHLMNKMNLPCPFGPITPRPPVFDLFPTPPIAMVPMPPPYPPENPPLPEEGLDGSEEESEYESEDDEEKERILRVIGLNQPCKRPARTKSSAQRKKPKLKDLLYTPKPESHSTPAQTLQPCDVFDQPQTLGTKKIELHIPAEVSAGQDQQEEEHEAVTDETTDGFGKLYPTAQAPPQEEDGEEDDDIPSDFISRKELEKGRLSREEIKRMSVFKNYEPGEATCRLYVKNISKQVEEKDLKYIYGRYINVTSEAERNMFDIVLMKEGRMKGQAFIGLPSEKSAERALRDTNGYVLHDKPLIVQFARSAKPKPDAAESKKGGKRQ; encoded by the exons ATGGCGGACCCAGAAGACGTCAAAGCCCAGCCAAAACAGATTCGGACGCTAATTGTTCGACATCTCCCTGCGGAATTGACCAGAGATGAGAAGGAAGACTTTCTGAAGTACTTTGGGGCGACATGTGTCCGCATCATGTCTGATAAAGGAGCCCTG aaacacacagcatTTGCCAGTTTTGACAGCGAGGGTTCAGCAGCAAAG GCCCTGACCAGACTCCATCAGATGAAGCTTCTCGGTCACACATTAGTAGTCGAGTTTGCCAAAGATCAGGAAAATGTTATTGTCCTGAAAAACCCACCCATAGCCAACAG CGCCTCCAATGGCCAGCAGAAGAAAGGGAGACCACAGGAGAACATTCCTCTCATAGAGACTGGTATAGCTCCAAAGCTCGG GCTGAAATTTCAAATCAACCCCTCGCTGAAGTACCTCTTCCCGCCCCCCTCCAGCGGGGTTCTGACAAACATCGCACATGCCCTTCTGAGCGTGCCTAAGTTTTACGTTCAA GTGCTGCACTTGATGAACAAGATGAACTTGCCTTGTCCGTTTGGCCCCATTACGCCCAGACCACCCGTG tttgaCCTGTTCCCCACACCACCTATTGCGATGGTACCCATGCCCCCGCCTTATCCTCCAGAGAACCCTCCCTTGCCTGAGGAAGGGTTGGATGGGAGCGAGGAAGAGTCGGAGTATGAGAGCGAGGATGATGAGGAAaaggagag aataCTCAGAGTGATTGGTCTGAACCAGCCATGCAAACGTCCTGCACGAACGAAGTCATCCGCTCAGAGAAAGAAGCCAAAGCTGAAAGACCTTCTGTACACTCCCAAACCCGAATCTCACAG CACCCCTGCCCAGACACTGCAGCCCTGTGACGTGTTTGATCAGCCACAGACACTGGGGACTAAAAAGATCGAGCTCCACATCCCCGCTGAGGTGTCCGCCGGCCAGGACCAGCAAG AAGAGGAACATGAGGCAGTCACTGATGAAACCACTGATGGGTTTGGCAAGCTCTATCCCACAGCCCAGGCCCCTCCACAGGAGGAAGATGGCGAGGAAGACGACGACATCCCATCTGACTTCATCTCCAGGAAAGAGCTGGAGAAGGGCCGGCTCTCAAGAGAAG AGATAAAAAGGATGTCTGTGTTTAAAAATTATGAACCCGGAGAAGCAACCTGCAGACTTTACGTGAAGAACATATCTAAGCAAGTTGAGGAaaaa GACTTGAAATACATCTATGGGCGATACATCAACGTCACATCAGAGGCTGAGAGGAACAT GTTTGATATCGTTTTAATGAAGGAGGGAAGAATGAAAGGTCAAGCCTTCATTGGCCTCCCCAGTGAGAAAAGTGCAGAGCgggccttgagggacaccaatGGATATGTACTACACGACAAGCCCCTCATTGTG CAATTTGCTCGCTCAGCGAAACCTAAACCGGATGCAGCAGAGTCAAAGAAAGGAGGGAAGAGGCAGTAG
- the rnpc3 gene encoding RNA-binding region-containing protein 3 isoform X1 encodes MADPEDVKAQPKQIRTLIVRHLPAELTRDEKEDFLKYFGATCVRIMSDKGALKHTAFASFDSEGSAAKALTRLHQMKLLGHTLVVEFAKDQENVIVLKNPPIANSASNGQQKKGRPQENIPLIETGIAPKLGLKFQINPSLKYLFPPPSSGVLTNIAHALLSVPKFYVQVLHLMNKMNLPCPFGPITPRPPVFDLFPTPPIAMVPMPPPYPPENPPLPEEGLDGSEEESEYESEDDEEKERILRVIGLNQPCKRPARTKSSAQRKKPKLKDLLYTPKPESHSTPAQTLQPCDVFDQPQTLGTKKIELHIPAEVSAGQDQQEEEEHEAVTDETTDGFGKLYPTAQAPPQEEDGEEDDDIPSDFISRKELEKGRLSREEIKRMSVFKNYEPGEATCRLYVKNISKQVEEKDLKYIYGRYINVTSEAERNMFDIVLMKEGRMKGQAFIGLPSEKSAERALRDTNGYVLHDKPLIVQFARSAKPKPDAAESKKGGKRQ; translated from the exons ATGGCGGACCCAGAAGACGTCAAAGCCCAGCCAAAACAGATTCGGACGCTAATTGTTCGACATCTCCCTGCGGAATTGACCAGAGATGAGAAGGAAGACTTTCTGAAGTACTTTGGGGCGACATGTGTCCGCATCATGTCTGATAAAGGAGCCCTG aaacacacagcatTTGCCAGTTTTGACAGCGAGGGTTCAGCAGCAAAG GCCCTGACCAGACTCCATCAGATGAAGCTTCTCGGTCACACATTAGTAGTCGAGTTTGCCAAAGATCAGGAAAATGTTATTGTCCTGAAAAACCCACCCATAGCCAACAG CGCCTCCAATGGCCAGCAGAAGAAAGGGAGACCACAGGAGAACATTCCTCTCATAGAGACTGGTATAGCTCCAAAGCTCGG GCTGAAATTTCAAATCAACCCCTCGCTGAAGTACCTCTTCCCGCCCCCCTCCAGCGGGGTTCTGACAAACATCGCACATGCCCTTCTGAGCGTGCCTAAGTTTTACGTTCAA GTGCTGCACTTGATGAACAAGATGAACTTGCCTTGTCCGTTTGGCCCCATTACGCCCAGACCACCCGTG tttgaCCTGTTCCCCACACCACCTATTGCGATGGTACCCATGCCCCCGCCTTATCCTCCAGAGAACCCTCCCTTGCCTGAGGAAGGGTTGGATGGGAGCGAGGAAGAGTCGGAGTATGAGAGCGAGGATGATGAGGAAaaggagag aataCTCAGAGTGATTGGTCTGAACCAGCCATGCAAACGTCCTGCACGAACGAAGTCATCCGCTCAGAGAAAGAAGCCAAAGCTGAAAGACCTTCTGTACACTCCCAAACCCGAATCTCACAG CACCCCTGCCCAGACACTGCAGCCCTGTGACGTGTTTGATCAGCCACAGACACTGGGGACTAAAAAGATCGAGCTCCACATCCCCGCTGAGGTGTCCGCCGGCCAGGACCAGCAAG AAGAAGAGGAACATGAGGCAGTCACTGATGAAACCACTGATGGGTTTGGCAAGCTCTATCCCACAGCCCAGGCCCCTCCACAGGAGGAAGATGGCGAGGAAGACGACGACATCCCATCTGACTTCATCTCCAGGAAAGAGCTGGAGAAGGGCCGGCTCTCAAGAGAAG AGATAAAAAGGATGTCTGTGTTTAAAAATTATGAACCCGGAGAAGCAACCTGCAGACTTTACGTGAAGAACATATCTAAGCAAGTTGAGGAaaaa GACTTGAAATACATCTATGGGCGATACATCAACGTCACATCAGAGGCTGAGAGGAACAT GTTTGATATCGTTTTAATGAAGGAGGGAAGAATGAAAGGTCAAGCCTTCATTGGCCTCCCCAGTGAGAAAAGTGCAGAGCgggccttgagggacaccaatGGATATGTACTACACGACAAGCCCCTCATTGTG CAATTTGCTCGCTCAGCGAAACCTAAACCGGATGCAGCAGAGTCAAAGAAAGGAGGGAAGAGGCAGTAG